In Vanessa cardui chromosome 8, ilVanCard2.1, whole genome shotgun sequence, the following are encoded in one genomic region:
- the LOC124532114 gene encoding acyl-CoA Delta-9 desaturase-like yields MTYKINDYYDEALPKNEFKLMAPIRRWEKRMGFITPIRWTSSTIITIFHIVVVLYSLHSITLDGAPIWKTVLFSLFCGGISGFGVTAGAHRYWSHRSFKAKIPLQIIMMICFSHAGQNNIPNWVRDHRLHHKMSETSADPHDANRGFFFAHMGWLMMKKHPHVIREGKKIDISDILNDPLVKFHTKYFNFLKFLLCFLLPTLTSIFLWGESVKIAVGSTLIRYLLSLHFTWSVNSFAHLWGNKPYDVKIMPSENWKVSLVAMGEGWHNYHHSFPWDYKAAELAYLLNLTTFYIDCFASIGWAYDLKRASPSYIKAVINSRGPKEYNH; encoded by the exons ATGACTTACAAAATCAATGATTATTACGACGAAGCTTTGccaaaaaatgaatttaaactaATGGCACCAATAAGGCGATGGGAAAAGCGAATGGGCTTCATCACTCCTATTCGTTGGACGAGTTCTACAATCATAACTATATTTCATATTGTAGTAGTCCTTTATAGTCTACATTCGATTACTTTAGATGGGGCTCCTATTTGGAAAACTGTACTATTTT cATTATTTTGCGGAGGTATCAGCGGCTTCGGTGTAACTGCAGGTGCACATAGATACTGGTCGCACCGGTCATTTAAGGCAAAAATTCCTCTACAAATTATAATGATGATATGTTTTTCACACGCTGGACAG AACAATATCCCCAATTGGGTGCGGGATCACCGTCTTCATCACAAAATGTCCGAGACTTCTGCGGATCCACACGACGCCAACAGAGGGTTCTTCTTCGCGCACATGGGATGGCTTATGATGAAGAAGCATCCACATGTGATAAGAGAAGgcaaaaaaattgatataagtGACATTCTGAACGATCCATTAgtcaaatttcatacaaa atacTTCAACTTCTTGAAAtttctgttatgttttttaCTGCCAACCCTCACGTCAATATTTCTTTGGGGTGAATCGGTAAAAATAGCTGTTGGAAGCACATTGATTCGATATTTGCTTAGCTTACATTTTACATGGTCAGTCAATAGTTTTGCCCATTTATGGGGAAATAAGCCATACGATGT CAAAATAATGCCATCGGAAAATTGGAAAGTGTCATTAGTAGCGATGGGCGAAGGTTGGCACAATTACCATCACAGCTTCCCATGGGATTACAAAGCGGCAGAGCTCGCCTACTTATTGAACTTGACGACATTTTATATCGACTGTTTCGCGTCAATTGGTTGGGCGTACGATTTGAAGAGAGCATCGCCCTCGTATATAAAAGCTGTAATAAACAGTCGAGGTCCTAAAGAATATAATCATTGA